A region from the Panicum hallii strain FIL2 chromosome 1, PHallii_v3.1, whole genome shotgun sequence genome encodes:
- the LOC112892668 gene encoding uncharacterized protein LOC112892668 has translation MTSKIMITYKRKRVTSQDHTADDTVFDSSPAASSNVVASNLPPKFEAHAENTIANEDNFVTPVKQQRLSMQKSIKEECEPDRGQNELQVSLPQKEQPEICSAMILTAVAHSELLQCSEDTNNQIPVSSSVCDLMYADGTVGQTKDPNTSAIVETNYHKVPESTMGSRQYKNRSSPLLTFRRRAKKKINLDEPTEEICSPENEKQHSTLTCSQPSSSINDKPLLKYTAGDPLDTEDKVASVRSTGLSAQAEHMPEQESSQIIKSSVQPMVPQSADGGNRNMTLEGDGAPMSKFGTPMSKFTCVQEVREQDATVEDSSKTLPITIEVPNVIDMQGEGHGIGQTTMQQLPRQNLNVSWLKPTNKSAAEDVPESQGSTKNVAIIVLDDDSDERGKEMENSEALDQGGLHQNKSISLGTIDLNCADLRQEDSLHLGDSSFQKLTDQDLVGSTRKQMSQPIERMFFTKEKDTIHGKQQQHEERSTMHTSYSNLFGLTPPWNTGSLKGPSSLPSELKFRIMDKAPEFSLDLSLDSFQENRVSALRSDKLFLGGTSSISHKLTERLGAYSYRRHSAPWSEEELDFLWIGVRRYGVNNWNAMLRDTRLWFSNSRMPEDLAKQWGKEQKKLLTSGLGPAPPLHIAEDCLSRASCSGCSKSPFLGAQTDLSLGDVYLRNARASERDQHHLSSLGMVNLHGTDSGPRNLSLGGFLGASSSHARSGSRRRRASKLQKSYYDSKSPWFREPSERAPQLFPMNQQRLINSLPQWLTKVAETGTNRIDREMWPSLAPAPGHSAAEPPRESLGVNLFSDDLKPHVLPDASLKRAMRRNADWRSFSKRLFQTGDALDPNRGTAAAAIAGANGATPSNTGASSEETVSDS, from the exons ATGACCTCCAAGATCATGATAACCTACAAGAGGAAGCGTGTTACCTCACAAGACCATACTGCTGATGACACAGTTTTTGATTCATCTCCTGCTGCTTCCAGTAATGTAGTTGCCAGTAATTTACCCCCAAAGTTTGAGGCGCATGCTGAGAACACCATTGCAAATGAAGATAATTTT GTTACTCCTGTAAAGCAACAGCGTTTGTCAATGCAAAAAAGCATCAAAGAAGAATGCGAACCAGACAGAGGGCAAAATGAGTTGCAGGTATCATTACCACAGAAAGAGCAACCTGAGATTTGTTCTGCCATGATTCTGACCGCAGTGGCGCATAGCGAATTATTACAATGCAGCGAGGACACAAATAATCAAATTCCTGTTTCAAGTTCTGTGTGTGATCTCATGTATGCTGATGGAACGGTTGGTCAGACAAAAGATCCAAATACCTCTGCCATTGTGGAAACAAATTATCATAAGGTGCCAGAAAGTACTATGGGATCTCGCCAATATAAGAATAGGTCTAGCCCTCTGCTTACCTTTCGCAGACGAGCTAAAAAGAAAATTAATTTGGATGAACCAACAGAGGAAATTTGTTCACCAGAAAACGAGAAACAGCATTCAACACTGACATGCAGCCAACCAAGCTCGTCAATTAATGATAAACCCTTGCTCAAATATACTGCTGGAGACCCTTTGGATACTGAGGATAAG GTAGCTTCAGTGAGAAGTACTGGGCTATCTGCACAAGCTGAACACATGCCTGAACAAGAAAG TTCTCAAATCATAAAATCCTCAGTTCAGCCTATGGTTCCACAGAGTGCTGATGGTGGAAACCGAAACATGACCCTGGAAGGTGATGGTGCACCAATGTCAAAATTTGGTACACCAATGTCAAAATTCACTTGTGTACAAGAGGTCAGAGAGCAAGATGCAACAGTGGAGGATTCGAGCAAAACATTGCCAATTACTATTGAAGTACCGAACGTTATTGATATGCAAGGGGAGGGACATGGTATTGGGCAAACTACAATGCAGCAGCTGCCAAGACAAAACTTAAATGTCAGTTGGTTGAAACCAACCAATAAATCTGCCGCAGAAGATGTTCCAGAGTCGCAAGGTTCAACAAAAAATGTAGCAATTATTGTCTTGGATGATGATAGTGATGAGAGAGGCAAAGAGATGGAAAATTCAGAGGCACTTGATCAAGGAGGTCTTCATCAAAATAAAAGTATTTCTTTAGGGACGATTGACCTGAACTGTGCTGACTTACGACAAGAGGATTCTCTCCATTTGGGTGATTCATCATTTCAAAAGCTCACAGATCAG GATCTAGTTGGTAGTACTCGAAAGCAGATGTCCCAACCAATTGAAAGGATGTTTTTCACAAAGGAGAAAGATACTATCCATGGCAAGCAGCAACAGCATGAAGAAAGATCAACCATGCATACCTCATACTCAAATTTATTTGGCCTGACTCCACCATGGAACACTGGGAGTTTGAAGGGACCAAGTAGCTTGCCTTCAGAATTGAAGTTCAGAATAATGGATAAGGCTCCTGAATTCAGTTTAGACCTAAGCCTGGATAGTTTCCAAGAGAATAGAGTTTCTGCCCTGAGGAGCGACAAGTTGTTTCTTGGAGGCACCTCCAGCATATCTCATAAGCTGACAGAAAGGCTTGGCGCATACTCCTACAGGAGGCACTCAGCTCCTTGGTCAGAAGAAGAGTTGGATTTTCTTTGGATTGGAGTTAGGAGGTATGGCGTCAATAATTGGAATGCAATGTTGAGGGATACACGGCTATGGTTTTCAAACTCAAGGATGCCTGAGGATCTTGCTAAGCAATGGGGCAAGGAGCAGAAGAAGCTGCTGACATCTGGTCTGGGTCCTGCACCGCCCCTTCATATAGCGGAAGATTGTCTTAGTAGAGCTTCGTGCTCAGGTTGCTCAAAGTCTCCATTTCTTGGAGCCCAAACAGACCTTTCATTGGGCGATGTCTACCTTCGCAATGCTCGTGCTTCAGAAAGAGATCAGCATCATTTGTCAAGTTTGGGCATGGTAAACCTTCATGGAACTGACAGTGGCCCAAGAAATCTTTCCCTGGGAGGCTTTCTTGGGGCTTCTTCGTCGCATGCAAGAAGTGGCAGCCGGCGCAGGAGGGCATCCAAGCTCCAAAAATCATACTACGATAGCAAGTCACCTTGGTTCCGAGAACCATCAGAGAGGGCGCCTCAGCTCTTTCCCATGAACCAACAACGGTTGATCAATAGCCTTCCGCAGTGGCTGACCAAGGTTGCGGAAACCGGTACAAATCGAATCGACCGGGAGATGTGGCCGAGCTTGGCACCGGCACCAGGACATTCTGCTGCAGAGCCACCGAGGGAAAGCCTGGGAGTTAACCTCTTTTCTGACGACCTGAAGCCCCATGTCCTCCCTGATGCTTCCCTGAAGCGCGCGATGCGGAGGAACGCGGATTGGCGCTCGTTCAGCAAGAGGCTGTTTCAGACCGGCGACGCCTTGGATCCGAACCGGGGGACGGCAGCTGCAGCCATCGCAGGAGCCAACGGTGCCACCCCGAGCAACACCGGCGCATCATCGGAAGAGACGGTGTCAGACAGTTGA
- the LOC112881728 gene encoding myosin-6-like, giving the protein MAAQASIAVGSQVWVEDPDVAWIDGEVIKVNGDTVTVKCSNEKTVTAKATNVHAKDPEEAPCGVDDMTKLAYLHEPGVLQNLKSRYDMNEIYTYTGNILIAVNPFRRLPHLYDTQMMQQYKGADFGELSPHPFAVADVAYRLMLNEGISQSILVSGESGAGKTESTKMIMRYLAYMGGKAASEGRTVEKQVLQSNPVLEAFGNAKTVRNNNSSRFGKFVEIQFDQKGRISGAAVRTYLLERSRVCQISDPERNYHCFYMLCAAPPEERERYKLGDPRTFHYLNQSKCIKLEGLDESKEYLETRKAMDIIGISSEEQEAIFRVVAAILHLGNVEFAEGVDGDSSKPKDEKSLFHLRTAAELFMCDAKALEDSLCQRIIVTRDENIVKTLDPEAAKGSRDALAKTVYSRLFDWLVNKINNSIGQDPNSKCLIGVLDIYGFESFKTNSFEQFCINLTNEKLQQHFNQHVFKMEQEEYTKEEINWSYIEFIDNQDVLDLIEKKPGGIVALLDEACMLPRSTHETFAQKLYQTFKNHKRFAKPKLSRSDFTICHYAGDVTYQTELFLDKNKDYVVAEHQALLNASKCAFVSGLFPLLSEDSSKSSKFSSIGSRFKQQLQSLLETLSATEPHYIRCVKPNNLLKPAIFENQNVLQQLRCGGVMEAIRISCAGYPTRRTFYEFIDRFGILAPDVLSGSSDEVSAVRRLLEKVDLQGYQIGKTKVFLRAGQMAELDARRNEVLGRSASLIQRKVRSFLAQKSFIALRRSALQIQTVCRGELARRVYHNLRREAASLKIQTWYRMHTARKAYKELSTSAVTIQSALRGMCARKELHFRRQTRAAIIIQSHCRQFLARLHYSRTKKAAITTQCAWRGKVARKELRKLKMAARETGALQAAKNKLEKQVEELTWRLQLEKRMRADLEEAKSQENAKLQAALQEVQQQYKETKEILVQEREAAKKAAEIAPVIKEVPVVDTELMNKLRDENDKLKTLVSSLEKKIDDTEKKYQETSKISEERLKQAMDAETKIVDLNMAMLRLQEKISTMESDEKVQRQALLNTPVKSMSEHLSIPIAPKNLENGYHEVEEQKEPQSAPPAIKEYGNGDPKLRKSCADRQLENVDALIDCVGKNLGYCAGKPIAAFTIYKCLLHWKSFEAEKTSVFDRLIQLIGSAIENEDDNDNLAYWLSNTSSLLFLLQRSLKAAGAPGSVSRKKPPQPTSLFGRMAQGLRSASFANMHVEATDVVRQVEAKYPALLFKQQLTAYVEKIYGIVRDNIKKELSSLISLCIQAPRTMKSSMLRVSGRLSGQPQNQSNHWQKIIESLDKLLKTLQDNYVPPVLAQKIFTQIFSYINVQLFNSLLLRRECCSFSNGEYVKAGLAELELWCAKATTEYAASSWDELKHIRQAVGFLVIFQKFRISYDEIVNDLCPILSVQQLYRICTQYWDDKYNTQSVSSDVLSNMRVLMTEDSNNAESSSFLLDDNSSIPFSVDDITNSMQEKDFSDMKPAEELLENPAFQFLQD; this is encoded by the exons TTTGGGTCGAGGACCCTGATGTGGCCTGGATTGATGGGGAGGTCATAAAAGTCAATGGAGACACGGTTACGGTCAAATGTTCTAACGAAAAGACG GTTACGGCGAAAGCAACTAATGTCCATGCTAAGGATCCTGAGGAAGCGCCATGTGGAGTTGACGACATGACAAAGCTTGCCTATCTGCATGAACCTGGGGTTCTTCAGAATTTGAAATCTAGATATGACATGAATGAAATTTAT ACATATACTGGAAATATCTTGATTGCTGTAAATCCTTTCCGAAGACTGCCCCATCTATACGATACTCAGATGATGCAGCAATATAAAGGGGCGGATTTTGGTGAATTAAGTCCCCATCCTTTTGCCGTTGCAGATGTTGCATATAG ATTGATGTTGAATGAAGGAATAAGTCAGTCGATTCTTGTTAGTGGAGAAAGTGGTGCTGGTAAAACGGAAAGCACAAAAATGATCATGCGCTATCTTGCTTACATGGGTGGGAAGGCCGCATCTGAAGGGCGAACTGTCGAGAAGCAAGTGCTTCAG TCCAATCCTGTTCTTGAAGCATTTGGAAACGCGAAGACTGTCAGAAACAATAATTCAAG TCGTTTCGGTAAATTTGTTGAGATCCAGTTTGATCAGAAAGGGAGAATATCAGGAGCTGCCGTAAGAACTTATCTCCTTGAGAGATCCCGTGTCTGTCAAATATCTGATCCAGAAAGAAATTACCATTGTTTCTACATGCTATGTGCTGCCCCTCCTGAG GAGCGTGAGAGATACAAACTCGGAGATCCCAGAACGTTTCATTACCTTAATCAGTCTAAATGCATCAAGCTTGAAGGCCTAGATGAATCTAAAGAGTATCTTGAAACCAGGAAGGCTATGGATATTATTGGAATTAGTTCTGAAGAGCAG GAAGCAATCTTTCGGGTTGTTGCTGCTATTCTCCACCTGGGGAATGTTGAGTTTGCAGAAGGGGTTGATGGAGATTCATCAAAACCAAAAGATGAAAAATCTCTGTTTCATTTGAGGACAGCTGCTGAGCTCTTCAT GTGTGATGCGAAAGCTTTAGAAGATTCATTATGTCAGCGCATCATTGTGACTCGCGATGAGAACATAGTAAAAACTTTGGATCCTGAAGCTGCCAAGGGAAGTAGAGATGCACTCGCTAAGACTGTGTACTCAAGGTTGTTTGATTG GCTTGTGAATAAGATCAACAACTCTATTGGCCAAGATCCAAACTCCAAATGCTTGATCGGAGTGCTGGATATCTACGGGTTTGAAAGCTTCAAGACAAACAG CTTTGAGCAGTTTTGTATCAACCTGACAAATGAAAAGCTGCAACAACACTTCAATCAG CATGTCTTTAAGATGGAACAGGAAGAGTACACCAAAGAAGAAATTAATTGGAGTTATATTGAGTTCATTGACAACCAGGATGTTCTTGATCTCATTGAGAAG AAACCTGGTGGAATTGTTGCCCTTCTAGATGAAGCTTG TATGTTGCCAAGATCAACACATGAGACATTTGCTCAGAAATTGTACCAAACTTTCAAAAATCACAAGCGCTTTGCTAAGCCAAAATTATCTCGGTCAGACTTTACTATATGCCATTATGCAGGAGAT GTCACCTATCAAACAGAGTTATTTCTGGACAAGAATAAAGATTATGTTGTTGCTGAACATCAGGCTCTCTTGAATGCTTCAAAATGTGCATTTGTTTCGGGCCTTTTCCCTCTTTTATCCGAGGATTCCTCTAAATCTTCCAAGTTTTCATCCATTGGTTCTAGGTTCAAG CAACAATTGCAATCTCTCTTGGAAACTCTGAGTGCAACTGAGCCACACTACATCCGCTGTGTAAAGCCCAATAATTTGTTGAAGCCTGCAATTTTTGAGAACCAAAACGTTCTCCAGCAACTAAGATGCGGA GGAGTTATGGAAGCAATTAGGATTAGCTGTGCTGGATATCCAACCAGAAGAACATTCTATGAGTTCATAGACCGTTTTGGTATTCTTGCTCCTGATGTTCTGAGCGGAAG TTCTGATGAGGTCAGTGCTGTAAGGAGGCTGTTAGAGAAGGTAGATCTGCAAGGTTATCAG ATTGGCAAGACAAAAGTCTTCCTTCGAGCTGGTCAGATGGCTGAACTTGATGCTCGTAGAAATGAAGTGTTAGGGCGTTCAGCTAGCTTGATTCAGAGGAAAGTCCGCTCATTTTTGGCACAGAAGAGTTTCATCGCACTGCGACGATCAGCTTTACAAATCCAGACAGTTTGTCGCG GGGAGCTTGCAAGAAGAGTTTACCACAACCTGCGCAGAGAAGCTGCTTCACTCAAGATCCAGACTTGGTACCGTATGCATACTGCCAGAAAAGCATACAAAGAGCTTTCTACTTCAGCAGTTACCATTCAGTCAGCATTGCGCGGTATGTGTGCACGTAAAGAGTTGCACTTTAGAAGACAAACAAGAGCTGCAATTATTATCCAG AGTCACTGCCGCCAATTTTTGGCGAGGTTGCATTATTCAAGGACAAAGAAAGCTGCAATTACTACACAGTGTGCCTGGAGAGGAAAGGTTGCTAGAAAGGAGCTCCGAAAGCTCAAAATG GCTGCCCGGGAAACTGGTGCCTTGCAAGCGGCCAAAAACAAACTTGAAAAGCAAGTTGAAGAGCTTACCTGGCGGCTACAGTTGGAGAAGCGCATGAGA GCTGATCTTGAGGAAGCTAAATCACAAGAAAATGCAAAGTTGCAAGCTGCACTGCAGGAGGTGCAACAGCAGTACAAAGAAACAAAAGAAATACTAGTACAGGAGAGGGAAGCAGCCAAGAAGGCTGCAGAGATAGCTCCGGTTATTAAAGAGGTCCCTGTTGTAGATACAGAGCTCATGAATAAGCTTAGAGATGAAAATGACAAACTGAAG ACTTTGGTCAGTTCTCTTGAAAAGAAGATTGATGATACTGAGAAGAAATATCAAGAAACAAGCAAAATTAGTGAGGAGAGGCTCAAACAAGCAATGGATGCTGAGACAAAAATTGTTGACCTGAACATGGCAATGCTAAG GCTTCAAGAGAAAATATCCACCATGGAATCTGATGAGAAAGTGCAAAGACAAGCGCTTTTAAACACGCCTGTCAAGAGTATGTCTGAACATTTGTCAATTCCGATTGCTCCAAAG AATTTGGAGAATGGCTATCATGAGGTTGAAGAACAAAAG GAACCCCAAAGTGCACCACCTGCTATTAAGGAATATGGGAATGGTGATCCAAAACTGAGGAAATCTTGTGCTGACAGGCAACTT GAAAATGTGGATGCACTTATTGACTGTGTAGGGAAAAACCTTGGATATTGTGCTGGGAAGCCAATTGCTGCTTTTACCATATACAAATGCCTTCTTCATTGGAAATCTTTTGAGGCGGAGAAGACTAGTGTTTTTGACCGTCTCATACAGTTAATAGGATCTGCAATCGAG AACGAGGACGACAATGACAACCTAGCCTACTGGCTCTCGAATACATCTAGCTTACTGTTCCTGCTGCAGAGAAGTCTCAAGGCTGCTGGTGCTCCTGGTAGTGTTTCACGAAAGAAACCTCCTCAGCCGACATCATTATTTGGCAGGATGGCTCAA GGCTTGCGTTCTGCATCTTTTGCCAATATGCATGTGGAAGCAACAGATGTTGTCCGCCAAGTTGAGGCCAAATATCCTGCTTTGCTTTTCAAGCAGCAGTTAACTGCCTATGTGGAGAAGATATATGGAATCGTACGAGACAATATTAAAAAGGAATTATCATCTTTGATTTCGCTATGTATCCAG GCCCCAAGAACAATGAAATCTAGCATGCTGCGGGTTTCTGGACGATTATCAGGTCAGCCTCAGAATCAGAGCAACCACTGGCAGAAAATTATTGAAAGCTTAGATAAGCTATTGAAGACACTGCAAGATAACTAT GTACCCCCAGTTTTAGCTCAGAAAATCTTTACCCAGATATTCTCGTACATTAATGTACAGCTATTCAACAG TCTATTGCTTCGCCGTGAGTGTTGCTCCTTCAGCAATGGAGAGTATGTCAAGGCTGGTCTTGCTGAGCTGGAGTTGTGGTGTGCAAAGGCAACAACTGAG TATGCAGCATCTTCATGGGATGAGCTCAAGCATATCAGACAGGCTGTTGGCTTTTTG GTTATATTCCAAAAATTCAGAATATCTTATGATGAGATAGTCAATGACCTATGTCCG ATCTTGAGTGTTCAACAACTGTACAGAATTTGCACACAATACTGGGATGACAAGTATAATACCCAAAGCGTCTCGTCAGAT GTTCTTAGTAATATGCGGGTGCTAATGACAGAGGATTCTAACAATGCTGAAAGCAGTTCATTTTTGTTGGATGATAATTCAAG CATCCCGTTCTCGGTGGATGATATCACCAACTCAATGCAAGAGAAGGATTTCTCAGATATGAAACCAGCTGAGGAGCTACTCGAGAACCCTGCCTTCCAGTTTTTACAGGACTAG
- the LOC112878576 gene encoding wall-associated receptor kinase 3-like has protein sequence MARPGCQERCGNLSIPYPFGIGRGCFRSGLEVTCDHSTGRAYLGGEGSNVWAFEIFLLQGEARVHKHLTWDCYDGNGISNFIRSPIDLHSYQISHTKNKFTAVGCDTIAFIQGENTNSYTSGCVSFCSSEASVDTSGQCTGMGCCQTSIPANLTYFNTTFSTRRSASVLGFNPCSYAFVIETQQFRFDISDLAGYNFAHKYSDGVPLVLNWVAGKESCDEAKKNMSSYACRSKNSECVPSDNGPGYLCNCSSGYGGNPYLEEGCQDIDECAFPEQYLCLGQCTNTIGSYSCISISTVFLLVCIFPLVIECQKRKLVKEKDGFFKQNGGFILLEQMRSRRVETVRVFSKEELENATNNFDKRRELGRGGHGTVYKGIMEDKRTVAIKRSKVCNTNQKDEFVQEIIILSQINHKNVVRLLGCCLEVEVPMLVYEYIPNGTLFQLIHSEGPSISLDDRLRIAIESAEALAYLHSSAFPSIIHGDVKSSNILLDDKHMAKVTDFGASHMLVKNETHFMTVVQGTLGYLDPEYLQERQLTEKSDVYSFGVVILELITRKTAIYSEDSSERKGLASSFVMAMKENKLQDMLDKSIVGVVGMEPALGAISELARKCLSMKGEERPQMTEVVEQLKLIRRTCCQEKLTEYMIQEQKINMQNLVRIILPTLHNTEASP, from the exons ATGGCGCGCCCTGGCTGCCAGGAAAGGTGCGGCAACCTCAGCATCCCCTACCCTTTCGGCATCGGCCGCGGCTGCTTTCGCAGCGGCCTTGAGGTCACATGCGACCACAGCACCGGAAGAGCCTACCTCGGTGGCGAAGGCAGTAATGTCTGGGCCTTCGAAATCTTCCTGCTGCAAGGGGAGGCTCGAGTCCACAAGCATCTGACGTGGGACTGCTACGATGGCAACGGCATCAGCAATTTCATTAGATCCCCCATAGATCTACATTCTTACCAGATATCGCACACCAAGAATAAGTTCACGGCAGTTGGATGCGACACCATCGCCTTCATCCAAGGTGAAAACACAAACTCCTACACCAGCGGATGCGTGTCCTTCTGCAGCAGCGAGGCGAGCGTTGACACCAGTGGCCAGTGCACCGGCATGGGTTGTTGCCAGACATCCATCCCAGCAAACCTCACGTACTTCAACACCACCTTCTCAACAAGGCGGAGTGCAAGCGTGCTGGGCTTCAACCCGTGCAGCTATGCGTTTGTGATCGAGACCCAACAGTTCAGGTTTGATATCTCTGATCTTGCAGGCTACAATTTTGCTCATAAGTACAGTGATGGCGTGCCTCTGGTGCTCAACTGGGTTGCTGGGAAAGAATCCTGTGACGAAGCCAAGAAGAATATGTCATCCTATGCATGTCGAAGCAAGAACAGTGAGTGCGTTCCTTCAGACAATGGCCCGGGGTATCTCTGCAACTGTTCCAGCGGCTATGGGGGAAATCCATATCtagaagaaggctgccaag ACATCGATGAATGCGCCTTCCCTGAGCAGTATCTTTGCCTTGGCCAATGCACTAACACAATTGGAAGCTACAGCT GTATTTCTATCAGCACAGTCTTTCTCCTTGTTTGCATCTTTCCTCTGGTAATCGAGTGTCAAAAGAGAAAGCTCGTCAAAGAGAAGGATGGTTTCTTCAAGCAAAATGGTGGGTTTATTTTACTTGAACAAATGCGATCAAGACGAGTAGAAACAGTAAGAGTATTCTCGAAAGAAGAACTAGAGAATGCAACTAACAATTTTGATAAGAGAAGAGAGCTGGGAAGAGGGGGGCATGGCACGGTATACAAGGGGATTATGGAGGATAAAAGAACTGTAGCCATAAAGCGCTCGAAAGTTTGCAACACAAATCAGAAGGATGAATTCGTGCAGGAGATCATTATACTTTCTCAAATAAACCACAAGAATGTGGTCAGGCTTCTAGGTTGCTGTTTAGAAGTGGAAGTTCCTATGTTGGTCTATGAATACATCCCAAATGGCACTCTCTTCCAGTTGATCCACAGTGAAGGGCCATCCATCTCATTGGATGACAGACTAAGAATAGCCATAGAATCTGCAGAAGCGCTAGCGTATCTCCATTCATCTGCATTCCCCTCCATAATACATGGAGACGTGAAATCTTCAAACATTCTCCTAGATGACAAACACATGGCAAAAGTGACTGATTTTGGTGCATCGCACATGCTTGTGAAGAATGAGACCCATTTTATGACAGTTGTCCAAGGAACTCTCGGCTATCTAGACCCTGAATATCTGCAGGAACGGCAGCTAACAGAGAAGAGTGATGTTTACAGTTTTGGGGTTGTGATTTTGGAGCTAATCACGAGGAAGACCGCAATCTATTCTGAGGATTCCAGTGAACGGAAAGGACTCGCATCATCTTTCGTGATGGCGATGAAGGAGAACAAGCTTCAAGATATGCTGGACAAAAGCATAGTAGGGGTAGTAGGGATGGAGCCAGCACTTGGAGCAATTTCTGAACTCGCGAGGAAATGCCTCAGTATGAAGGGGGAAGAGCGACCACAGATGACCGAAGTTGTGGAGCAGCTTAAACTAATAAGAAGAACCTGCTGCCAAGAAAAGTTGACAGAGTATATGATCCAGGAACAGAAAATCAATATGCAAAACCTTGTACGAATTATCCTTCCAACATTGCACAATACAGAAGCATCGCCATAG